Proteins from one Thioflavicoccus mobilis 8321 genomic window:
- a CDS encoding TerD family protein, with amino-acid sequence MGVTLEKGGRVSLDKAAPGLRVVHVGLGWDPRVTDGSDFDLDASAFLLGESGKVSSDQDFVFYNNLESPDGSVRHTGDNLTGAGEGDDEVIMVDLPAVPASVQKIAFTVTIHDAQARRQNFGQVANAFIRLVDADKGTEVVRFDLGEDYSTETAMVFAELYRHGGEWRFNAVGQGYAGGLKAMCEQYGVRI; translated from the coding sequence ATGGGAGTTACTCTCGAAAAGGGTGGTCGCGTCTCTCTCGACAAGGCCGCACCGGGTCTGCGAGTCGTTCACGTCGGTCTCGGCTGGGATCCGCGCGTCACCGACGGCTCGGATTTCGATCTGGACGCCTCGGCGTTTCTCCTGGGAGAGAGCGGCAAGGTCTCGTCCGATCAGGACTTCGTCTTCTATAACAACCTCGAATCGCCCGACGGCTCGGTACGCCATACCGGCGACAACCTGACCGGCGCCGGCGAGGGCGACGATGAGGTGATCATGGTAGATCTCCCCGCGGTCCCCGCCAGCGTGCAGAAGATCGCCTTCACGGTGACGATCCACGACGCGCAGGCGCGGCGACAGAACTTTGGTCAGGTCGCCAATGCCTTCATTCGGCTCGTCGATGCCGACAAGGGCACCGAGGTGGTGCGCTTCGACCTCGGCGAGGACTACTCGACCGAGACGGCGATGGTCTTCGCCGAGCTCTACCGCCATGGCGGCGAGTGGCGCTTCAACGCGGTCGGCCAAGGCTATGCCGGCGGCCTGAAGGCCATGTGCGAGCAGTACGGGGTACGCATCTAG
- a CDS encoding tellurite resistance TerB family protein has protein sequence MLASFKQKFDQMSKGLKEEVSRLRNRDFLEGCVAGCALVANADGVVDPEEKRKMLGFMQTSDALSLYDTNDVIALFNKYNGNFEFDFGIGQAQALKTIAPLAKKPADARLLVRVCCVIGAADGNFDEHERAAVRRICQELSLDPEEFGV, from the coding sequence ATGCTTGCGAGCTTCAAACAGAAATTCGACCAGATGTCCAAGGGGCTCAAAGAGGAGGTCTCGCGACTCCGCAACCGGGACTTCCTCGAGGGCTGCGTCGCCGGCTGCGCCCTCGTCGCGAACGCCGACGGCGTCGTCGACCCGGAGGAGAAACGCAAGATGCTCGGCTTCATGCAGACCTCCGATGCCCTCTCGCTCTATGACACCAACGATGTCATCGCGCTGTTCAACAAGTACAACGGCAATTTCGAATTCGATTTCGGGATCGGTCAGGCACAGGCCCTGAAAACCATCGCGCCCTTGGCGAAAAAGCCCGCAGACGCCCGTCTGCTGGTGCGCGTCTGCTGCGTCATCGGCGCCGCCGACGGCAATTTCGACGAGCACGAGCGCGCCGCCGTGCGCCGCATCTGCCAGGAGCTCAGCCTGGATCCCGAGGAATTCGGCGTCTGA
- a CDS encoding PP2C family serine/threonine-protein phosphatase: protein MDEDQQLSIARALAEEAVRRLAETGEEAGEPIDPAALGPESALIRSALNLLAEAQAAAAIATPVDDDEPDDPPSTPVHDEEPEAEHLPHQPPATETDPSPEIEDQGAPAHNTAQDRGPSPEESIVAPAATNANDDPQATEGESLARDTDESSTSPERPTDAVPEPSAAEPPHPRIAFAVSANARVNESFQANIAVRGGEPEAVVVLDCEVPDGLGLAFDPAGAILQGIPTSAGDFALTVHYRFADADPDRPTMAATAMLTVNPDPRSLWQDRPSDREAAGWKSDAVHTLVAAGEDRRVVAASKRGRSHAHIGGFRDDDYCILVEEARPWTLIAVADGAGSAERARIGSHLAATTAARRAAAYLAGGLGETLVEHTLAGEAAQQRGAREVAYEVLGGAALAAVKAIEQAAERDGATVKDYATTLLLVGHRPLGERHLLIAFWVGDGAIAALEPFQAHLLGTPDGGAFAGQTRFLDRSIVADANAIMSRIRVTTVADLQALLVMSDGVSDAHFASDQDLADPVCWQTFWHLIEPLLAGEHPGEELLAWLDFWSPGNHDDRTIAVLW from the coding sequence ATGGACGAAGACCAGCAACTGTCGATCGCCCGCGCCCTGGCCGAGGAGGCCGTCCGCCGTCTCGCCGAGACCGGCGAGGAGGCGGGCGAGCCGATCGATCCAGCGGCCCTCGGCCCCGAAAGTGCCCTGATCCGCTCGGCCTTGAACCTCCTCGCCGAGGCCCAAGCCGCGGCCGCGATCGCCACCCCCGTTGACGACGACGAGCCTGACGACCCGCCATCGACCCCTGTCCATGACGAGGAGCCGGAGGCCGAGCACCTACCGCACCAGCCGCCAGCGACGGAGACCGATCCGTCCCCCGAGATCGAGGACCAAGGGGCGCCCGCACACAACACCGCCCAGGATCGCGGCCCAAGCCCCGAAGAATCGATCGTCGCGCCAGCCGCGACCAATGCGAACGATGACCCACAGGCCACCGAGGGCGAGTCGCTGGCCAGGGATACCGACGAGTCGTCTACATCGCCCGAAAGGCCGACAGACGCGGTGCCGGAGCCGAGCGCCGCCGAGCCGCCCCATCCGCGCATCGCCTTTGCCGTCAGCGCCAATGCCCGTGTCAACGAGTCGTTTCAAGCCAACATCGCCGTACGCGGCGGTGAGCCCGAGGCGGTCGTAGTCCTCGACTGCGAGGTACCGGACGGACTCGGCCTGGCCTTCGATCCCGCCGGCGCGATCCTCCAAGGGATACCGACGAGCGCGGGGGACTTCGCGTTGACGGTCCATTACCGCTTCGCCGATGCCGACCCGGACCGCCCGACGATGGCGGCGACGGCGATGCTGACCGTCAACCCCGACCCCCGCTCGCTGTGGCAGGATCGCCCGTCGGATCGGGAGGCTGCGGGCTGGAAATCGGATGCCGTGCACACGCTGGTCGCGGCCGGCGAGGACCGGCGCGTCGTCGCCGCGAGCAAGCGCGGCCGCTCACATGCCCACATCGGCGGCTTTCGCGATGACGACTATTGTATCCTCGTCGAGGAGGCGCGCCCCTGGACCCTGATCGCCGTCGCCGACGGTGCCGGCAGCGCCGAGCGCGCCCGGATCGGTTCGCACCTCGCTGCCACCACGGCCGCCCGGCGCGCCGCCGCGTACCTCGCCGGCGGCCTGGGTGAGACGCTCGTCGAGCACACCCTGGCCGGCGAGGCTGCCCAGCAGCGGGGCGCGCGCGAGGTCGCCTACGAGGTCCTCGGCGGTGCCGCCCTCGCCGCCGTCAAGGCGATCGAGCAGGCGGCCGAACGCGACGGCGCGACGGTGAAGGACTATGCGACGACCCTCCTGCTCGTCGGCCACCGCCCGCTTGGCGAGCGACACCTCCTGATCGCCTTCTGGGTCGGGGACGGGGCGATCGCGGCACTCGAACCCTTCCAGGCCCATCTGCTCGGCACCCCGGACGGTGGTGCCTTCGCCGGCCAGACCCGCTTCCTCGACCGTTCGATCGTCGCCGACGCCAACGCCATCATGTCGCGCATCCGCGTCACCACCGTCGCCGACCTCCAGGCCTTACTGGTGATGAGCGACGGCGTCAGCGACGCGCACTTCGCCTCGGACCAGGACCTCGCCGATCCGGTCTGCTGGCAGACCTTCTGGCACCTGATCGAGCCCCTCCTCGCCGGCGAGCACCCGGGCGAGGAGCTACTCGCGTGGCTCGACTTCTGGAGTCCCGGCAACCACGACGATCGCACGATCGCCGTGCTCTGGTGA
- a CDS encoding TerD family protein has protein sequence MAVSLTKGGNVSLTKEAPGLTKLHFGLGWDARSTDGAAFDLDASALVVGEDGKALSPKHFVFFNNLKDPEGAVAHQGDNLTGAGEGDDEVIKVDLSALPAAAKKVVFVVTIYDAESRKQNFGQVSNAFIRGVNDADQKEIVRYDLSEDFSTETAMLFGELYRHGEEWKFKAIGQGYAGGLPAVARDFGVQ, from the coding sequence ATGGCCGTTTCACTCACCAAGGGTGGCAATGTCTCCCTGACCAAGGAGGCCCCCGGCCTCACCAAGCTCCACTTCGGTCTCGGCTGGGACGCACGCAGCACCGACGGGGCGGCGTTCGACCTGGATGCCTCGGCCCTGGTCGTCGGCGAGGACGGCAAGGCGCTGAGCCCCAAGCATTTCGTCTTCTTCAACAACCTCAAGGACCCCGAGGGAGCCGTCGCGCACCAGGGTGACAACCTGACCGGTGCCGGCGAGGGCGATGACGAGGTGATCAAGGTCGACCTCTCGGCACTGCCCGCTGCGGCCAAGAAGGTCGTCTTCGTCGTCACCATCTACGATGCCGAGAGCCGTAAGCAGAACTTCGGCCAAGTCAGCAACGCCTTCATCCGCGGCGTCAACGACGCCGACCAGAAGGAAATCGTCCGCTACGATCTCTCCGAGGACTTTTCGACCGAGACGGCGATGCTCTTCGGCGAGCTCTATCGCCATGGCGAGGAGTGGAAGTTCAAGGCCATCGGCCAGGGCTATGCCGGCGGCCTGCCGGCCGTCGCCCGCGACTTCGGCGTCCAATAG
- a CDS encoding TerD family protein, protein MAINLEKGQRISLEKDGAELSDVSLGLGWGRRTKKGFFGTSEVDVDLDASCLLFDEQGQLRDQVWFRQLKSRCGSIRHTGDDRSGGGGGENERIELSLGAVPAEVKSLVFTVNSFLNDSFAGIPSAFCRLVNKATGQEIARYDISLDGGDYTGLVVAVIYRHEGKWKMRAVGEKGYGRTFQEMMPLISANLP, encoded by the coding sequence ATGGCGATCAATCTAGAGAAGGGCCAGCGCATCTCGCTCGAGAAGGACGGTGCCGAACTGTCCGACGTCTCCCTCGGCCTCGGGTGGGGAAGACGCACGAAGAAGGGGTTCTTCGGCACCTCCGAGGTCGATGTCGACCTCGATGCGTCCTGTCTCCTGTTCGACGAGCAGGGCCAGCTGCGCGACCAGGTCTGGTTCCGTCAGCTCAAGAGTCGCTGCGGCAGCATCCGCCACACGGGCGACGACCGCTCCGGCGGCGGCGGCGGCGAGAATGAACGCATCGAGCTCAGCCTTGGCGCCGTGCCCGCGGAGGTCAAGTCCCTGGTCTTCACCGTCAATTCCTTTCTCAACGATTCCTTCGCCGGCATCCCGAGTGCCTTTTGCCGGCTCGTCAACAAGGCGACGGGGCAGGAGATCGCCCGCTACGACATCAGCCTCGATGGCGGCGACTACACCGGCCTCGTCGTCGCCGTCATCTACCGTCATGAGGGCAAGTGGAAGATGCGAGCCGTTGGCGAAAAGGGTTATGGCCGCACCTTCCAGGAGATGATGCCGCTGATCTCGGCCAATCTGCCCTGA
- a CDS encoding helix-hairpin-helix domain-containing protein: MADTVRLTTVDGQRVEFLDKVAASGAMKDVYFSPDRSYVVALFREQQDPQARDRLAMIAGPYRDGIFGQVGGNYWEEVFCWPTGVVEHAGRIGVVVPAYPPQFFFSHGSKNDDMLGIRGREKEGKWFASAHNQNRFLDPRERGHWLNYVRICIRLARAVRRLHAAGLAHSDLSYKNALIDPCTGSACLIDLDGLVVPGKFPPDVVGTPDFIAPEVVMTAHLDRHDPARRLPSIATDRHALAVLVYMYLLYRHPLRGDKVNDPDPQRDETLSMGERALFIEHPSDRSNRVRPELARASELPWKDTRKIPYRVTGPYLTPLFERAFIDGLHKPGARPTADDWEHALVKTADLLQPCLNPDCAQGWYVFDNSFTPACPFCGTPFAGTLPILNFYSTRRGGQFTRDDHRLMVYTDQSLFPWHVRRNLAPNERLSAEDRRRVGYFVLHRDVWWLVNERLPGLHDLDQDAPVPIGDRVALTDGKRLLFSRDADARLAIVQLVTPR; this comes from the coding sequence ATGGCCGACACCGTGCGACTCACCACCGTCGATGGCCAGCGGGTCGAGTTTCTCGACAAGGTCGCCGCCTCCGGGGCGATGAAGGACGTCTACTTCTCGCCGGACCGCTCCTACGTCGTCGCCCTGTTCCGCGAGCAGCAGGACCCGCAGGCGCGCGATCGCCTGGCGATGATCGCCGGCCCCTACCGCGACGGCATCTTCGGCCAGGTCGGCGGCAACTACTGGGAGGAGGTCTTCTGCTGGCCGACCGGGGTCGTCGAGCACGCGGGGCGCATCGGCGTCGTGGTGCCGGCCTATCCGCCGCAGTTCTTCTTCAGCCACGGCTCCAAGAACGACGACATGCTCGGGATCCGTGGCCGCGAGAAGGAGGGCAAGTGGTTCGCGAGCGCCCACAATCAGAACCGCTTCCTCGACCCGCGCGAGCGCGGCCACTGGCTGAACTACGTCCGCATCTGCATTCGTCTGGCCCGCGCCGTGCGTCGGCTGCATGCCGCCGGGCTCGCCCACAGCGACCTCTCCTACAAGAATGCGCTGATCGACCCCTGCACCGGCAGCGCCTGCCTGATCGACCTCGACGGCCTGGTGGTGCCAGGGAAGTTCCCGCCGGACGTCGTCGGCACCCCCGACTTCATCGCCCCCGAGGTGGTCATGACCGCCCACCTCGACCGGCACGACCCCGCCCGCCGATTGCCATCGATCGCGACCGATCGCCATGCCCTGGCGGTCCTCGTCTACATGTATCTTCTCTACCGCCACCCGCTGCGCGGCGACAAGGTCAACGATCCGGACCCGCAGCGCGACGAGACCCTCTCGATGGGCGAGCGGGCGCTATTCATCGAGCACCCGAGCGACCGCTCGAATCGCGTGCGCCCGGAGCTCGCGCGGGCCTCCGAGCTGCCCTGGAAGGACACCCGCAAGATCCCCTACCGGGTCACCGGGCCCTATCTGACACCGCTCTTCGAACGCGCCTTCATCGACGGCCTGCACAAACCGGGGGCGCGCCCGACCGCCGACGACTGGGAGCACGCCCTCGTCAAGACGGCCGATCTCCTACAGCCTTGTCTCAACCCGGACTGCGCCCAGGGCTGGTACGTCTTCGACAACAGCTTCACGCCGGCCTGCCCCTTCTGCGGCACCCCTTTCGCCGGCACGCTGCCGATCCTCAACTTCTACTCGACACGCCGCGGCGGACAGTTCACCCGCGACGACCATCGCCTGATGGTGTACACGGACCAGTCCCTGTTCCCCTGGCACGTGCGGCGCAACCTGGCACCGAACGAGCGGCTCTCGGCCGAGGACCGTCGGCGGGTCGGCTACTTCGTGTTGCACCGCGACGTCTGGTGGCTGGTCAACGAGCGGCTGCCAGGGCTGCACGATCTCGATCAGGACGCACCCGTCCCGATCGGCGACCGGGTTGCGCTGACCGACGGCAAACGGCTGCTGTTCTCGCGTGATGCCGATGCGCGGCTCGCGATCGTGCAGCTCGTCACACCGCGCTGA
- a CDS encoding lysophospholipid acyltransferase family protein: MTLLVAARSSLYLLFLALTVIGYSIPLAILGWLLPSLTLGRIGQSWAGVNLWGLRWICGLDYRIDGLSRLPERNCIILAKHQSAWETIALRAILPPEQTWVLKRELLWIPFFGWALAPYRPIAIDRSAGRAAFRQLMARGAAWLAKGRWVILFPEGTRVAPGERRRYGLGGALLAERTGVPVVPIAHNAGVFWQRRAINKYPGTIEVVIGEPIATAGRSAQEINQQVEDWIERTVASLPQQH; this comes from the coding sequence ATGACCTTGCTTGTCGCCGCCCGATCGAGCCTCTACCTGCTGTTTCTCGCCCTGACCGTGATCGGCTATTCGATCCCACTCGCGATCCTCGGTTGGCTGCTGCCGTCCCTTACCCTCGGGCGAATCGGCCAAAGCTGGGCCGGGGTCAACCTCTGGGGCCTGCGTTGGATCTGCGGCCTCGACTACCGCATCGACGGCCTATCGCGACTCCCCGAGCGCAACTGCATCATCCTCGCCAAACACCAATCGGCCTGGGAGACGATCGCCCTGCGCGCCATCCTGCCGCCGGAGCAGACCTGGGTCCTGAAGCGCGAGCTGTTGTGGATCCCCTTCTTCGGTTGGGCCCTCGCGCCCTACCGGCCGATCGCCATCGACCGCAGCGCCGGCCGCGCGGCCTTTCGCCAGCTGATGGCGCGCGGCGCCGCCTGGCTGGCCAAGGGACGCTGGGTCATCCTGTTCCCGGAGGGCACCCGCGTGGCGCCCGGTGAGCGGCGCCGCTATGGGCTCGGCGGGGCCCTGCTGGCCGAGCGGACCGGGGTGCCGGTCGTGCCGATCGCCCACAACGCCGGCGTCTTCTGGCAGCGCAGGGCGATCAACAAGTACCCTGGCACGATCGAGGTCGTCATCGGCGAGCCGATCGCGACGGCGGGACGCAGCGCCCAGGAGATCAATCAACAGGTGGAAGACTGGATCGAGCGGACGGTCGCGAGCCTGCCCCAACAGCACTGA
- a CDS encoding phosphoribosyltransferase domain-containing protein, with product MDYQIDLACGRLHIRTVREELPLAQLIGFASRQNPRRGFLFVSRVLGKHVPCAPRAMRDTYERLARPLGDSPGPVLALGLAETATGLGGGIADSLARGEDDVLFQHTTRHRLDVPVLLRFDEVHSHAPDHILYTPDSTLAARYRDTATLALIDDEITTGRTLTRLAEALARHLPALREIVFVSLVNWLDTETRRRIQVALPVPTRFVSLIEGTFDFTPDPAFAPTLPDTVLARRAAPWPARDDLGRRGVAMPADAEAISHSAQAIARGFGDGPQPVTVVGTGELAYPAFLLAENLERLGLDVRFQGTTRSPILAGGAIAESLSFLDEHGEGVQNYLHNPPPAGGRTVVVYESDHLDGDHALPQLLGAEVCVLPRGVLTEAQPR from the coding sequence TTGGATTACCAGATCGACCTCGCCTGCGGGCGGCTGCACATCCGAACGGTGCGCGAGGAGCTGCCGCTCGCGCAGTTGATCGGCTTCGCCAGCCGGCAGAACCCGCGCCGTGGCTTCCTCTTCGTCTCGCGCGTCCTGGGCAAGCACGTCCCGTGCGCCCCGCGAGCCATGCGTGACACCTACGAACGCCTCGCCCGGCCGCTCGGCGATTCGCCGGGGCCGGTCCTCGCGCTCGGCCTGGCCGAGACCGCGACGGGCCTCGGCGGTGGGATCGCCGACAGCCTGGCGCGCGGCGAGGACGACGTGCTCTTCCAACATACGACGCGCCACCGCCTCGACGTCCCGGTCCTGTTGCGCTTCGACGAGGTCCACAGCCACGCCCCCGACCACATACTGTACACGCCCGACTCGACGCTCGCGGCCCGTTACCGTGACACCGCAACGCTCGCCCTGATCGACGACGAGATCACGACCGGGCGCACCCTGACGCGGCTCGCCGAGGCGCTCGCCCGACACCTGCCGGCGCTGCGCGAGATCGTCTTCGTGAGCTTGGTGAACTGGCTCGACACCGAGACGCGACGACGGATCCAAGTGGCGTTGCCGGTGCCGACGCGCTTCGTCAGCCTGATCGAGGGGACCTTCGACTTCACGCCGGATCCGGCGTTCGCCCCGACGCTGCCTGATACGGTTCTGGCACGCCGGGCGGCGCCATGGCCGGCGCGCGACGATCTCGGGCGGCGTGGTGTGGCGATGCCGGCCGACGCCGAGGCGATCAGCCATTCGGCGCAAGCGATCGCCCGGGGTTTCGGCGACGGCCCGCAACCAGTCACCGTCGTCGGCACCGGGGAACTCGCCTACCCGGCCTTCCTCCTCGCCGAGAACCTCGAACGGCTCGGCCTCGATGTCCGCTTCCAGGGCACGACGCGCTCGCCGATCCTCGCCGGCGGGGCGATCGCCGAGTCCTTGAGCTTCCTCGACGAACACGGCGAAGGCGTCCAGAACTACCTGCACAATCCCCCGCCAGCGGGAGGACGCACGGTCGTCGTCTACGAATCCGATCATCTCGACGGCGATCATGCGCTGCCCCAACTGCTCGGTGCCGAGGTCTGCGTGCTCCCCCGCGGTGTCCTGACGGAGGCCCAACCGAGATGA
- a CDS encoding TerD family protein produces MTSVALQPGANTSLSAAPSRPTRVIIAVGWTPSSPAGLEIDASAFLLGPNGKVRGDDDLVFYNNPRTADGSVATTPAPTGDQQAFLVEFAKIAGAIEKIAFCVTIHEGEARRQSFGTLQSAWIRALDANDGAEIARFDLPLAGRQEVAMIFCEVYRRNQEWKLRAVGQGFNQGLAPLASGFGIQVDRPAPPPPAPPRPSAPPPRPTSPAPAPATPPARPVNLEKITLEKRTPISLEKRGQGFGEIVVNLNWNRRPPPAKGFFAKLTGSASIDLDLGCLYKLRDGRPGAVQALGNVFGSLQQPPYVRLMGDDRTGASTEGEFLHINGQHWDALEKILVFAFIYQGVPNWSATDAVVTIRTPGQPTLELRLDSHRNDQNMCALALLENDRGNIKVTKQVEYFRDHALMDRAYGFGLRWVAGRKD; encoded by the coding sequence ATGACCAGCGTCGCCCTGCAGCCAGGTGCCAACACCTCGCTCTCCGCCGCCCCCAGTCGCCCGACGCGCGTGATCATCGCCGTGGGTTGGACCCCGTCGAGCCCCGCCGGTCTCGAGATCGATGCCAGCGCCTTCCTGCTCGGGCCCAATGGCAAGGTGCGCGGCGACGACGACCTGGTGTTCTACAACAACCCGCGCACCGCCGACGGCAGCGTCGCCACCACGCCGGCCCCGACCGGCGATCAGCAGGCCTTCCTCGTCGAATTCGCCAAGATCGCCGGTGCCATCGAGAAGATCGCCTTCTGCGTGACGATCCACGAGGGCGAGGCCCGTCGCCAGTCGTTCGGCACGCTGCAATCGGCCTGGATCCGTGCCCTGGATGCCAACGACGGGGCCGAGATCGCGCGCTTCGACCTGCCACTGGCGGGTCGGCAGGAGGTCGCGATGATCTTCTGCGAGGTCTACCGGCGCAATCAGGAGTGGAAGCTCCGTGCCGTCGGCCAAGGATTCAATCAGGGCCTGGCGCCGCTCGCGAGCGGCTTCGGCATCCAGGTCGATCGCCCGGCCCCGCCACCACCCGCCCCGCCCCGCCCGTCGGCGCCGCCACCGAGGCCGACCAGCCCGGCGCCGGCGCCGGCGACACCGCCTGCGAGGCCGGTCAACCTGGAGAAGATCACCCTCGAGAAGCGCACCCCGATCTCGCTGGAGAAGCGCGGCCAGGGCTTCGGCGAGATCGTCGTCAACCTCAATTGGAATCGCCGGCCCCCGCCGGCCAAGGGATTCTTCGCCAAGCTAACCGGCTCAGCGAGCATCGACCTGGATCTGGGCTGTCTCTACAAGCTGCGAGACGGGCGGCCCGGGGCGGTCCAGGCGCTCGGCAACGTCTTCGGTAGTCTCCAGCAGCCGCCCTATGTTCGGCTGATGGGCGATGACCGCACCGGCGCCAGCACCGAGGGCGAATTCCTGCACATCAACGGCCAGCACTGGGACGCGCTGGAGAAGATCCTCGTCTTCGCCTTCATCTACCAGGGTGTGCCGAACTGGTCGGCGACCGATGCCGTCGTGACGATCCGCACGCCCGGCCAGCCGACGCTGGAGCTCCGCCTCGACAGCCACCGCAACGACCAGAACATGTGCGCGCTGGCGCTGCTGGAGAATGATCGCGGCAACATCAAAGTCACCAAGCAGGTCGAGTACTTCCGCGACCATGCCCTGATGGATCGCGCCTACGGCTTCGGCCTGCGCTGGGTCGCCGGGCGCAAGGACTGA